In Chthoniobacterales bacterium, the DNA window GCGAAGCCGGGCCGCGCGCTGTGGGGGCCGGGGAAACTGTACCGATTATCTCGCTTTCCCGTCCACGCGTGACTCGATCTGGTCGAGGCTCGGATCGTTTTGGCGGATCCATTGCTGGATGGCGCCGACTTCCGACGGGTCGACGGTCGTGGTCCGCGGTTCGCGGTTCAGGAGATCGGGCGTTGAATCGGGCAACACCGGCTTCGCCTTCTTGACGGAGAACTTCCAGTGCCGGCCAAACCGGAGCAGCGAGTAATACATCGTTTTGGCTTCGACGGCGCTGACGCCGCTGCAGCGCATCGCGTTGTAAAACATCCGGTCTACCACGGCCGGAGGTTTGTTCTTTTGGTCGTAGGCGACGTCGTGGAGGACGGACGCGTTTCGGTATTTGCCCTCGAACGGCCCGCCCATGAACGACCAGAGGGCGCGCGGAATCGACGCGCCATCGATCACCGACCCAGCTGGTGCAATCCAGACCACGCCATTCGGATCGGTGTAACGCAGCTCGTTGAGGAGCGTCATGTTTCGGCCATCCTGGTCCCAACGCGTGTCGATCGTGCCGCTGTAATAGCCCCACGGTCCGGCCGGATTGGTGTTGTCGTGGGCGGTTTTATGTTTTCCAAAAACACAGCCGGACAACGACAGAAGAATCACAAGCGCTGGAGCCGCGGCGCTCAGTCGCCGCGCGTTCTGCCAGCGCGCCGACAGAGCGGCGCGTCTACTGCAAAGGATACGGATCG includes these proteins:
- a CDS encoding DUF1353 domain-containing protein, producing the protein MTIRILCSRRAALSARWQNARRLSAAAPALVILLSLSGCVFGKHKTAHDNTNPAGPWGYYSGTIDTRWDQDGRNMTLLNELRYTDPNGVVWIAPAGSVIDGASIPRALWSFMGGPFEGKYRNASVLHDVAYDQKNKPPAVVDRMFYNAMRCSGVSAVEAKTMYYSLLRFGRHWKFSVKKAKPVLPDSTPDLLNREPRTTTVDPSEVGAIQQWIRQNDPSLDQIESRVDGKAR